A genomic segment from Truepera sp. encodes:
- a CDS encoding DUF3084 domain-containing protein, with product MTLIALLVLMLVVLAGIIAYLGDRLGTYVGRRRLSLFGARPRTTGQIVGVLSGILIMLTTIGVLAIAFQNATRTLLNVQRTLDELNRLQTQERILKQNVADADQQLADLRSQLDTAQETITTAETQRDAAVEARDAALAERESLLAQRADLAEQVKAAEARVAEADAEVEAAAQKLAATQAELDDTTKALGSARGDRDRALEEATQARALADDAQAEAASLERGLEDARAELDDANAQLADLQNALVDVQLRLADAEQRVTTAKEELETAQTARDQALADRDTALAERDAAKADRDAATAARDDALQQRADLAVRLDELSSEVKALEANAGELRQQAQELREENRTLAGSNDVLLAENARIQLQNTSLTELNDRLEGEIKQRNATVLELQGTVGDLRKEVEKQASDLAELQHEFQRFEGGEVYFVKDQLIYSGAIRAQEPAAIREELAAFINEATAFVARRGVERLRVTTEQFNVLVDVIGQTPGSDLVRFISPSNQISSTIDVLVEAIENTELFGRGQLIVSHGLHLGSTALPASQDEIRASITQLKAEATRKLRRAGLDDGQLPDFGPVTEEMFTNLLLRLSGPVTIGLVATEDVWRAGPAKLELMILY from the coding sequence GTGACCCTCATCGCCCTGCTCGTCCTGATGCTGGTGGTACTCGCCGGCATAATCGCCTACCTGGGCGACCGCCTCGGGACCTACGTCGGGCGTCGGCGCCTGAGCCTCTTTGGCGCCAGACCAAGAACGACCGGCCAGATAGTAGGGGTCCTCTCGGGCATCCTCATCATGTTGACCACCATCGGCGTGCTCGCGATCGCGTTCCAGAACGCCACGCGCACGCTGCTGAACGTGCAACGCACCCTCGACGAGCTAAACCGTTTGCAAACTCAGGAGCGGATCCTCAAGCAGAACGTGGCCGACGCCGATCAGCAGCTTGCGGACCTGCGCTCGCAGCTCGATACGGCGCAGGAGACGATAACGACCGCCGAGACGCAGCGAGACGCCGCCGTCGAGGCCCGGGACGCGGCGTTGGCCGAGCGCGAATCGCTGCTTGCCCAGCGGGCGGACCTGGCAGAACAAGTCAAGGCGGCCGAGGCGCGGGTCGCAGAGGCCGACGCCGAGGTCGAGGCCGCCGCACAGAAGTTGGCCGCCACACAGGCTGAACTCGACGACACCACGAAGGCCTTGGGGTCGGCAAGGGGTGACCGCGACCGGGCGCTGGAAGAGGCGACGCAGGCGCGGGCCCTGGCCGACGACGCGCAAGCGGAGGCCGCCTCCTTGGAGCGTGGGTTGGAGGACGCCAGGGCGGAGCTGGACGATGCCAACGCGCAGTTGGCGGACCTACAGAACGCGCTGGTCGACGTGCAGCTGCGCTTGGCCGACGCCGAACAGCGGGTTACCACGGCCAAGGAGGAGTTGGAGACGGCCCAGACCGCCCGCGACCAGGCGCTGGCGGACCGCGATACTGCCCTGGCGGAGCGCGACGCAGCCAAGGCGGACCGCGACGCCGCCACTGCGGCGCGCGATGACGCCCTGCAGCAGCGCGCCGACCTCGCCGTTCGCCTGGACGAGTTGAGCAGCGAGGTGAAAGCGCTCGAGGCCAACGCCGGCGAGCTGCGGCAGCAGGCCCAGGAGTTGCGCGAGGAGAACCGCACCCTGGCCGGCTCCAACGACGTACTGCTGGCGGAGAACGCCCGCATCCAGCTGCAGAACACGTCGCTAACGGAACTCAACGACCGCCTCGAGGGCGAGATCAAGCAGCGTAACGCCACCGTACTGGAACTGCAGGGGACGGTGGGCGACCTGCGCAAAGAGGTGGAGAAGCAGGCCAGCGACTTAGCGGAGCTGCAGCACGAGTTCCAGCGCTTCGAGGGAGGCGAGGTCTACTTCGTCAAGGACCAGCTCATCTACTCCGGCGCCATAAGGGCCCAGGAGCCGGCCGCAATCCGCGAGGAGCTGGCCGCGTTCATCAACGAGGCGACGGCCTTCGTCGCCCGCCGCGGAGTCGAGCGGTTGCGTGTGACTACCGAGCAGTTCAACGTGTTGGTCGACGTGATTGGGCAGACGCCCGGCTCCGACCTCGTGCGGTTCATCTCGCCCAGCAACCAGATCAGCTCCACGATCGACGTGCTGGTCGAGGCCATAGAGAACACCGAACTGTTCGGCCGGGGGCAACTCATCGTGAGCCACGGCCTGCACCTGGGGTCCACGGCGCTGCCCGCCAGTCAGGACGAGATCCGCGCCTCGATAACGCAGCTCAAAGCCGAGGCGACCCGCAAGTTACGTCGCGCCGGGCTCGACGACGGTCAGCTGCCCGATTTCGGCCCCGTGACCGAAGAGATGTTCACGAACCTCTTGTTGCGTCTGTCGGGGCCGGTCACCATCGGTCTGGTCGCCACAGAGGACGTGTGGCGCGCCGGCCCCGCCAAGCTCGAACTCATGATCCTCTACTGA
- the mscL gene encoding large conductance mechanosensitive channel protein MscL, with amino-acid sequence MIKEFRDFINRGNVLDLAVAVIIGGAFGAITTSLVNQVVMPVIGLILGGVDFSNLGIILSGRDQYASVAEAVAAGAPVIQYGAFLNTVINFLLIALVLFFIVKAFNDMKKRFEKPAPPAAPAAPTAEVKLLTEIRDALKEK; translated from the coding sequence ATGATCAAGGAGTTCCGCGATTTCATCAACCGAGGAAACGTGCTGGACCTGGCCGTGGCCGTCATCATCGGCGGGGCGTTCGGCGCGATCACCACTTCCTTGGTGAACCAGGTAGTCATGCCGGTGATAGGCCTCATCCTGGGCGGCGTCGACTTCAGCAACTTGGGGATAATCCTGAGCGGCCGCGATCAGTACGCGAGCGTTGCCGAGGCCGTGGCGGCCGGGGCACCGGTCATTCAGTACGGTGCCTTCCTCAACACGGTCATCAACTTCCTACTGATCGCACTGGTCCTCTTCTTCATCGTCAAGGCGTTCAACGACATGAAGAAGCGCTTCGAGAAGCCCGCACCCCCAGCCGCGCCGGCCGCCCCCACGGCAGAGGTCAAGCTCCTCACCGAGATCCGTGACGCGCTGAAGGAGAAGTGA
- a CDS encoding response regulator codes for MSQAKEPTIVLVADDIEGQRRVLEMLLSVDGYEVVTVDDGKEALEYLKENTPDIAILDVKMPHLSGIEVCDRMKRTPRLRDVPVIVLTALRDDHTLGQARLALADRIIYKPLEGKDFRATVRELLASGSAEPLP; via the coding sequence GTGAGCCAAGCCAAAGAACCGACGATAGTCCTGGTCGCCGACGACATCGAGGGGCAGCGCCGTGTTCTCGAGATGCTCCTCAGCGTGGACGGTTATGAGGTCGTGACCGTCGATGACGGCAAGGAAGCCTTGGAGTACCTCAAGGAGAACACGCCCGACATCGCCATCCTCGACGTGAAGATGCCTCACCTCAGCGGCATTGAGGTTTGCGACCGGATGAAGCGGACCCCACGGCTGCGGGACGTGCCGGTGATCGTCCTCACGGCCCTGCGCGACGACCATACTCTCGGCCAGGCGCGGCTGGCGCTTGCCGACAGGATCATCTACAAGCCCCTGGAGGGCAAGGATTTCAGGGCCACCGTGCGCGAGTTGCTGGCGAGCGGCTCAGCCGAACCGTTGCCGTAG
- a CDS encoding TrmH family RNA methyltransferase, which yields MAVRHVESTANPLVKELVGLRQRRTRESSGNYIVEGAREARRALSAGVGARLVVVAPGLLREGEGSDAWQGAAEAAGAELVTFSTQAFERVSLREHPDGVLLVARSRRLAPEDVALPPGALALVLVGLEKPGNVGALLRSADAVGVDAVFMCPDPGPGPGDREADFEEVREAHREPTRGVDLESPNVIRAAMGSSFALPIGVGTPAEVVARLRAADLRLVAATPHADLTHWQCDLKGGVALVVGREHAGLSDWWLCQADALVAIPMRGSVADSLNVSVAGAVLLYEALRQRFG from the coding sequence ATGGCCGTCAGGCACGTGGAGAGTACCGCCAACCCCCTGGTCAAGGAGCTCGTCGGCCTCAGGCAGCGCCGCACCCGCGAGAGCAGTGGGAACTACATCGTGGAGGGAGCCAGGGAGGCCCGCCGGGCGCTGAGCGCAGGAGTTGGCGCCAGACTCGTCGTGGTGGCCCCGGGCCTGTTACGAGAGGGTGAAGGCAGCGACGCTTGGCAGGGAGCCGCCGAGGCAGCGGGGGCTGAGCTCGTGACCTTCAGCACGCAGGCCTTCGAGCGGGTAAGCCTCAGGGAACACCCGGACGGCGTTCTACTGGTTGCCCGCTCGAGACGCTTGGCTCCCGAAGACGTAGCCCTCCCGCCAGGCGCGCTGGCCCTGGTGTTGGTCGGCCTGGAGAAGCCTGGCAACGTCGGCGCCCTGCTGCGTAGCGCCGACGCGGTCGGCGTCGACGCGGTGTTCATGTGTCCGGACCCGGGCCCCGGACCCGGCGACCGTGAGGCTGACTTCGAGGAGGTCCGCGAGGCGCACCGGGAGCCGACACGCGGCGTGGACCTCGAGAGCCCCAACGTCATCAGGGCGGCCATGGGTAGCTCGTTCGCGCTACCTATCGGCGTGGGCACTCCGGCCGAGGTGGTCGCGAGGTTGCGGGCCGCCGACTTACGGCTCGTGGCAGCCACGCCGCACGCCGACCTCACGCACTGGCAGTGCGACCTGAAGGGCGGCGTGGCCCTCGTCGTGGGCCGCGAGCACGCCGGCCTGAGCGACTGGTGGCTATGCCAGGCCGATGCCCTCGTGGCCATCCCGATGCGGGGCTCGGTGGCCGACAGCCTGAACGTCTCGGTGGCCGGGGCGGTGCTGCTTTACGAGGCTCTACGGCAACGGTTCGGCTGA
- a CDS encoding sulfurtransferase produces MTPNPLISAEELLDRLAAPEGAADLRVIDARFELSDPSYGKAVYSRGTVPGAVHLDLDEDMAGPVRRHGGRHPLPDMNEFVRKLGALGVGDRHQVVVFDDSGSMYAARAWWLLRYAGHEQVRFLDGGLAAYLSAGGSLSTDPPGHAATRFTLRLRPEMAVDAEFVSGALTQERVLLLDARAPERYRGEVEPLDPKAGHIPGAIDRYYLDNLQGGRLAEPAALHARLAPAAAAETVVAYCGSGVSAAHLILALELAGYPGAKLYAGSWSDWASRDLPVAVGDEEASAG; encoded by the coding sequence ATGACGCCGAACCCCCTCATCTCGGCCGAGGAGCTACTGGACCGACTGGCGGCACCGGAAGGCGCCGCCGACTTGCGCGTGATCGACGCGCGCTTCGAGCTGAGTGACCCGAGCTACGGCAAGGCCGTGTATTCGCGAGGCACCGTGCCCGGAGCCGTGCATCTCGATCTCGACGAGGACATGGCCGGCCCCGTGAGGCGCCACGGCGGTCGCCATCCGCTGCCGGACATGAACGAGTTCGTCCGGAAGCTGGGGGCACTCGGAGTCGGAGACCGGCACCAGGTCGTGGTGTTCGATGACTCCGGCAGCATGTACGCGGCGAGGGCGTGGTGGTTGCTGAGGTACGCGGGGCACGAGCAAGTGCGGTTCCTCGACGGCGGACTGGCTGCCTACCTTTCCGCGGGCGGTTCGCTGTCCACGGACCCACCGGGGCACGCAGCGACCAGGTTCACATTGCGGCTGCGCCCGGAGATGGCGGTGGACGCGGAGTTCGTATCCGGGGCCCTTACGCAAGAACGCGTGCTGCTACTCGATGCCCGGGCGCCTGAACGGTACCGCGGCGAGGTGGAGCCGCTGGATCCCAAGGCGGGGCACATCCCCGGCGCGATAGATCGCTATTACCTCGACAACTTGCAGGGCGGACGCCTCGCCGAACCGGCCGCGCTACACGCCAGGCTGGCGCCGGCCGCGGCGGCGGAGACCGTTGTCGCGTATTGCGGGTCGGGAGTCAGTGCCGCTCATCTGATACTGGCGCTCGAACTGGCAGGTTATCCTGGCGCCAAACTCTACGCTGGTTCGTGGAGCGATTGGGCATCGCGCGATCTGCCCGTGGCGGTGGGTGACGAAGAGGCGAGCGCCGGGTGA
- a CDS encoding GGDEF domain-containing protein, protein MESSVERPLQVPAAQLWRGYFDAAPHGMVLFKALRGEGGRLDDFQWCDLNGSAVGALNVDPSALIGNTARSVAPEAFDPRVYRRLVTAHVTRRVQEFEQVFPGAADEAIEAGGRDPQSVLTWYAVTVVPLEDDFLVVQFRSITHYKSVLRQAVELLNRDDLTGLANRRHLKTRFWVLRRRDVPMALLYFDLNGFKAVNDTYGHEVGDQVLSIIGQRLTSKVRPDEMVARLGGDEFAVLLGGGDLNAVDRVTSRLIEAVEEPIHLETGSVRLSASVGAALYPDDAESFEALVSRADGRMYEQKRLRSQR, encoded by the coding sequence ATGGAGAGCAGTGTGGAACGCCCCCTGCAGGTTCCGGCAGCCCAGTTGTGGCGCGGGTACTTCGACGCCGCGCCGCACGGCATGGTGCTGTTCAAGGCGCTGCGCGGCGAGGGCGGCAGGCTGGACGACTTCCAGTGGTGCGACCTGAACGGGAGCGCTGTCGGTGCCCTCAACGTCGACCCCAGCGCGTTGATCGGAAACACAGCGCGCTCGGTTGCGCCCGAGGCGTTCGACCCACGGGTCTACCGGCGCCTCGTCACTGCCCACGTGACCAGGCGGGTGCAGGAGTTCGAGCAGGTCTTCCCGGGCGCGGCCGACGAGGCGATCGAGGCCGGGGGCCGCGACCCGCAGTCCGTGCTGACCTGGTACGCCGTGACCGTCGTCCCACTCGAGGACGACTTCCTGGTGGTGCAGTTCCGCAGCATCACGCACTACAAGTCCGTGTTGCGGCAGGCGGTGGAACTCCTCAACCGTGACGACCTGACAGGCCTGGCCAACCGGCGCCACCTCAAGACCCGTTTCTGGGTGTTGCGCCGCCGTGACGTGCCCATGGCGCTCCTCTACTTCGACCTCAACGGCTTCAAGGCCGTGAACGACACCTACGGCCACGAGGTAGGCGACCAGGTCTTGAGCATCATCGGCCAACGCCTGACGTCGAAGGTGCGGCCCGACGAGATGGTGGCGAGGCTAGGGGGCGACGAGTTCGCGGTGCTGCTGGGCGGGGGAGACCTCAACGCGGTCGACCGCGTCACGAGTCGCCTCATCGAGGCCGTGGAGGAACCCATCCACCTCGAGACCGGCTCCGTGCGCCTCTCCGCCAGCGTCGGCGCCGCCCTTTACCCCGATGACGCCGAGTCGTTCGAGGCCCTCGTCAGCCGGGCCGACGGGCGGATGTACGAGCAGAAGCGGCTTCGCAGCCAACGCTAG
- a CDS encoding TerC family protein, translating to MEWITSPEAWVALASLTVLEIVLGIDNIVFISILSARLPAEQQRRARTLGLALAMFTRVGLLFTITLLTGLTATLVEVFGLEISGRDLVFLIGGVFLIYKATQEVHERLEGPQAAGGDAKVGAASFASVITQIVLLDVVFSLDSVITAVGMADHLAVMIAAVVIAVGLMMLSANSVAGFVERHPTVKMLALSFLLLIGVTLVADGLGQHVPKGYVYFAMGFSIMVELFNLRARAVREPVVLYERGPKAPDARP from the coding sequence GTGGAATGGATCACAAGTCCAGAGGCCTGGGTGGCCCTGGCATCACTTACCGTCCTCGAGATCGTCCTCGGTATCGACAACATCGTCTTCATCTCGATCCTGTCGGCGAGGCTGCCCGCGGAGCAACAGAGGCGAGCACGGACGCTCGGCCTGGCGCTCGCCATGTTCACGCGCGTAGGCCTGCTCTTCACCATCACCCTCCTCACGGGCCTGACCGCCACGCTCGTCGAGGTCTTCGGCCTCGAGATCAGCGGTCGGGACCTGGTCTTCCTGATCGGCGGGGTGTTCCTCATCTATAAGGCGACTCAGGAGGTTCACGAGCGTCTGGAGGGTCCGCAAGCCGCAGGCGGCGACGCCAAGGTGGGAGCGGCGTCCTTCGCTTCCGTGATCACGCAGATCGTGTTGCTAGACGTGGTCTTCTCGTTGGACTCGGTGATCACGGCGGTCGGGATGGCCGACCACCTGGCGGTCATGATCGCCGCAGTAGTCATCGCGGTCGGCCTGATGATGCTGTCGGCGAACAGCGTGGCCGGCTTCGTGGAGCGGCATCCGACCGTGAAGATGCTCGCCCTGTCGTTCCTCCTGTTGATCGGGGTGACGCTGGTCGCCGATGGCCTCGGCCAGCACGTGCCCAAGGGGTACGTCTACTTCGCCATGGGCTTCAGCATCATGGTCGAGCTGTTCAACCTGCGGGCGCGCGCAGTGCGCGAGCCGGTGGTGCTTTACGAGCGTGGGCCCAAGGCGCCCGACGCTAGGCCGTGA
- a CDS encoding ABC transporter permease, whose product MNVIRAETFKVLRKRRLYVLAVLFWVLLPVLALIVARVLFANLSGSFANEAGTIDQALQAFASPIGLARLALTGPAYTSPTLYIVAVTLIAALLIGDERSQNMWKTVLVLQPSRWAVMTGKVVVALGALAVLMAGAGVSGFLFGALGTTFLPTEFGGDWLPLVGLYALQAAQLLAPVLLAFLFITLVRSGVLGVVMVLFLPSLLEAIYAVINTISQLQPLNRINALFQALHLQQVWQALPKYFFTANLYAPGRRPAGTWLGQVVGQGDLSDLGPLNSMLGTGLSLGHSALVMAGYSVLFGVILYWWFLRRDVD is encoded by the coding sequence ATGAACGTCATCCGCGCCGAGACCTTCAAGGTGCTCCGCAAGCGTCGGTTGTACGTGCTGGCGGTGCTCTTCTGGGTGTTGCTGCCCGTCCTGGCGCTCATCGTGGCACGGGTGCTGTTCGCGAACCTGTCCGGGTCGTTCGCCAACGAGGCGGGCACCATCGATCAGGCGTTACAGGCCTTCGCCTCGCCCATCGGCCTGGCCCGGTTGGCGCTCACGGGGCCCGCCTACACCAGCCCGACGCTTTACATCGTGGCGGTCACGCTCATCGCCGCACTGCTGATAGGCGACGAGCGGTCGCAGAACATGTGGAAGACCGTGCTGGTGTTGCAGCCCTCGCGGTGGGCCGTAATGACCGGCAAAGTTGTCGTCGCGCTGGGTGCCCTTGCCGTCCTCATGGCCGGCGCCGGGGTCTCTGGCTTCCTCTTCGGGGCGCTCGGCACCACCTTCCTCCCAACCGAGTTCGGAGGCGACTGGCTTCCCCTCGTCGGTCTATACGCCCTGCAGGCGGCGCAGTTGCTCGCGCCCGTGCTCCTCGCGTTCTTGTTCATCACGCTGGTCAGGTCCGGCGTGCTCGGGGTGGTGATGGTGCTGTTCCTGCCCAGCCTGCTGGAGGCCATCTACGCCGTCATCAACACGATCTCGCAGTTGCAGCCCCTCAACCGCATCAACGCCTTGTTCCAGGCCCTGCACCTGCAGCAGGTGTGGCAAGCCCTCCCCAAGTACTTCTTCACGGCGAACCTCTACGCGCCGGGGCGCAGGCCGGCCGGCACGTGGCTAGGACAGGTGGTGGGTCAGGGCGACCTGTCCGATCTGGGCCCACTGAACAGCATGCTGGGCACTGGTCTGAGCTTGGGCCACTCGGCGCTCGTGATGGCGGGTTACTCGGTCCTGTTCGGCGTGATCCTGTACTGGTGGTTCCTGAGGCGCGACGTCGACTGA
- a CDS encoding ABC transporter ATP-binding protein, with product MIAISATDLTKRYGSAEAVSHVSFEIEHGEIVGFLGPNGAGKTTTLRMLAGLVRPSGGSCQVLGEGVPGPNLRRVGTMIEEPSFYPYLSGRNNLRHAALIHGDVPRARVDEVLAFVHMQDAAGKKVKAYSQGMRQRLALARALLSRPEVLLLDEPTNGLDPTGIAEFRESLRSVAAGGVTVLVSSHILAEVEKLVDRVLAIDKGVLGFDGTLSELLNRMDGRQLRYSLRASDQAALLRALEDLGYEFSRHGTDGADVEVPKERAEDLLMDLSNRGVKVLSAAEHGDNLEAAYLRLVNTKGRPS from the coding sequence ATGATCGCTATCTCCGCCACCGACCTCACGAAGCGCTACGGCAGCGCCGAGGCGGTGTCACACGTCAGCTTCGAGATCGAGCACGGCGAGATCGTCGGCTTCCTCGGCCCGAACGGCGCCGGGAAGACGACCACGCTGCGGATGCTGGCGGGCCTGGTGCGCCCCAGTGGGGGCAGTTGTCAGGTCCTGGGTGAGGGCGTACCTGGACCCAACCTGAGGCGCGTGGGCACCATGATCGAGGAGCCCAGCTTCTACCCTTACCTCAGCGGCCGCAACAACCTCCGTCACGCGGCACTCATCCACGGCGACGTGCCCCGCGCGCGCGTGGACGAGGTGCTCGCCTTCGTGCACATGCAAGACGCCGCCGGCAAGAAGGTGAAGGCCTACTCACAAGGCATGCGGCAGCGGCTCGCGCTGGCGCGCGCCCTGCTTTCGCGGCCGGAGGTGCTGCTGCTCGACGAACCCACCAACGGGCTCGACCCCACCGGCATCGCGGAGTTCCGCGAGTCCTTGAGGTCCGTTGCCGCAGGTGGGGTCACCGTGCTCGTGTCGAGCCACATCCTCGCGGAGGTCGAGAAACTGGTGGACCGCGTCCTCGCCATCGACAAGGGCGTGCTGGGGTTCGACGGCACGCTGTCGGAACTCCTGAACCGGATGGACGGTCGCCAGCTGCGCTACTCCTTGCGGGCGTCGGACCAGGCGGCCCTGCTCCGGGCCCTCGAAGACCTCGGTTACGAGTTCAGCCGACACGGAACGGACGGCGCAGACGTCGAGGTGCCCAAAGAGCGCGCCGAGGACCTGCTCATGGACCTGAGCAACAGGGGGGTCAAGGTGCTGTCCGCCGCGGAGCACGGCGACAACCTCGAGGCCGCTTACCTGAGGCTCGTGAACACGAAGGGGCGGCCGTCGTGA
- a CDS encoding NAD(P)H-dependent glycerol-3-phosphate dehydrogenase, producing the protein MSCAASAQPPLTVLGAGAWGTVLASLFARNGHRVTLWANRQGLADVINGTGRNDEYLPGVEVGPGVTATADLVAALADQPVTFLAVPSRAFRSVCDRMRGAGAAAAVVSCSKGLEIATFKRLTEVAAEFLPSTPLAALSGPNLAAEIAEGKPAATTVASSDVRLARNVQRLLQQPTFRVYTSADVAGVEIAGALKNVIALACGVSDGLGLGDNTKASIITRGLAEMVRLGTRLGGHTSTFYGLAGVGDLVATCAGETSRNHRAGARLARGATLAELEASGLTAEGIPTVQAIHESKAAAEVELPISNEVYRVVFEGKNPEDAIESLMTRAEKAE; encoded by the coding sequence ATGTCTTGCGCAGCATCCGCTCAACCTCCTCTAACGGTCCTGGGGGCCGGTGCGTGGGGCACCGTCCTCGCCTCCTTGTTCGCCCGGAACGGCCACCGCGTGACCCTGTGGGCAAACCGCCAGGGCCTCGCCGACGTCATCAACGGCACCGGGCGCAACGACGAGTACCTTCCCGGCGTCGAAGTGGGTCCGGGCGTTACGGCCACGGCGGACCTCGTCGCGGCACTCGCCGATCAACCCGTCACCTTCCTGGCGGTGCCGTCTCGCGCCTTCAGGAGCGTGTGCGACCGCATGCGCGGGGCAGGCGCCGCAGCCGCAGTCGTCAGTTGTTCGAAGGGGCTCGAGATCGCCACGTTCAAACGGCTGACGGAGGTCGCGGCCGAGTTTCTGCCCAGCACGCCACTTGCCGCCCTCTCGGGGCCGAACCTTGCAGCCGAGATCGCGGAGGGCAAACCCGCCGCGACCACCGTGGCCAGCAGTGACGTCCGGCTTGCGCGGAACGTGCAACGGCTCCTGCAACAACCCACTTTCAGGGTGTATACGAGCGCGGACGTCGCCGGCGTCGAGATCGCGGGCGCCCTCAAGAACGTCATCGCGCTGGCCTGTGGCGTCAGCGACGGCCTCGGTCTGGGCGACAACACCAAGGCCTCGATCATCACGCGCGGGCTGGCGGAGATGGTGCGCCTGGGAACACGCCTTGGAGGTCACACGAGCACGTTCTACGGCCTCGCCGGGGTCGGCGACCTCGTGGCCACCTGCGCGGGCGAGACGTCGCGCAACCACCGCGCGGGCGCTCGCCTGGCCCGCGGCGCCACGCTGGCCGAACTCGAGGCGAGCGGCCTGACGGCGGAGGGCATACCCACAGTGCAGGCGATCCACGAGAGCAAGGCCGCGGCCGAAGTCGAGCTCCCCATCAGCAACGAGGTGTACCGTGTAGTCTTCGAGGGCAAGAACCCGGAGGACGCGATAGAGAGCCTGATGACCCGGGCGGAGAAGGCCGAATGA
- a CDS encoding FmdB family transcriptional regulator — protein sequence MPIYLYRNLATGDTFEYEQKITEPAFTKHPETGEPVKRLIQPVGIVFKGSGFYVNDTRKSDKAVHKAKATDTDGKPTAKGDAAPAGSGSAPTSAPSTTSAAGTATDGA from the coding sequence ATGCCGATCTACCTTTACCGGAACCTTGCTACGGGCGACACGTTCGAGTACGAGCAGAAGATTACGGAACCGGCGTTCACCAAGCACCCGGAGACCGGCGAACCCGTCAAGCGTCTGATCCAACCCGTCGGAATCGTGTTCAAAGGTTCGGGCTTCTACGTCAACGATACCCGCAAGAGCGATAAGGCCGTGCACAAGGCCAAGGCCACCGATACAGACGGGAAGCCCACTGCGAAGGGCGACGCAGCGCCGGCCGGCAGTGGCAGCGCTCCGACGAGTGCGCCCAGCACGACGAGCGCGGCCGGAACCGCGACTGACGGCGCCTGA
- a CDS encoding glutaminyl-peptide cyclotransferase has protein sequence MRRARAPLAPACALLAACALLLSGCGGQTAERLGVEVVAQHRHDDQAFTQGLLWHDGYLYESTGLLGRSSLRQTTLEGEVVRQRDLANDVFGEGLALVGDELLQLTWQNQLLLRYDLETFEPTGETAYEGEGWGLCYDGRALWMSDGSAELTQRDPVSFEVIGAVEVKLDGKRVPRLNELECVGGAVYANVWATDEVLEIDPTSGTVTALIDASPLRRLAGVVGRSAVLNGIAYEPGSQNFLLTGKLWPVLFEVRFVKK, from the coding sequence GTGAGGAGGGCACGCGCGCCACTAGCGCCGGCCTGCGCTCTCCTCGCGGCCTGCGCGCTCCTGCTCTCCGGCTGCGGTGGCCAAACCGCCGAGCGCCTCGGCGTTGAGGTCGTCGCCCAGCACCGGCACGACGACCAGGCCTTCACCCAGGGCCTCTTGTGGCACGACGGGTACCTCTACGAGAGTACCGGCCTGCTGGGCCGCTCCAGCCTGCGGCAGACGACGTTGGAGGGCGAGGTGGTCCGACAACGGGACTTAGCCAATGACGTCTTCGGGGAGGGCCTGGCGTTGGTCGGAGACGAGCTTCTCCAGCTCACCTGGCAGAACCAACTACTGTTGCGTTACGACCTTGAGACCTTCGAGCCGACCGGGGAGACCGCCTACGAAGGCGAGGGTTGGGGCCTCTGCTATGACGGGCGGGCGCTCTGGATGAGCGACGGCAGCGCCGAACTAACGCAGCGTGATCCCGTCAGCTTCGAGGTGATCGGCGCAGTGGAGGTGAAGCTCGACGGCAAGCGGGTCCCCCGGCTCAACGAACTGGAGTGCGTTGGCGGAGCGGTCTACGCCAACGTCTGGGCAACGGACGAGGTGCTCGAGATCGACCCGACGTCGGGCACCGTCACGGCGCTCATCGACGCCTCGCCGCTAAGGCGGCTGGCGGGCGTGGTAGGCCGTTCCGCCGTGCTCAACGGCATAGCTTACGAGCCCGGGAGCCAGAACTTCCTGCTCACCGGCAAGCTCTGGCCGGTGCTCTTCGAGGTCCGCTTCGTCAAGAAATGA